The genomic window CCATCCATCTTAGGCATCATGATATCCAAGATAATCAAATCTGGTTGAACTTTCTTAGCCACATTAATCCCATCCTGTCCGTTACTTGCCAAATAAACTTGATAACCCTCTTTTTTTAAATTGTATTCAATCAATTCAAGGATATCGGGTTCGTCATCAACAATTAAAATCTTTTGCTTAGCTGTACTCATTATAGTTTTAATTTGTTACGAAAGTAAGTATACAGTTGCAACATTTAGTTAAAACTAAGTTAACAAATTGTTAAGACTATACGCTTTGTTAACATAGATTTAGAGTTTAGCTAAGGTTTTGTTTAAAAAAACCTCCAACTCTTCTCCCCTTAGGTCTCTGGCAATGATTTTACCTTGTGGGTCAATCAAAAATGAACTAGGTATGGCTTCTACTTGATATAATTTTACAGTAGCCCCTTCAAAATCATTAAGTTCGCCAACTTGGTCCCACATCAAATTGTCCTGTTTAATGGCCTGCGCCCAAGCATTTTTATCTTTATCTAACGAAATGCCCAACACTGTAAAATTTCTGTTCTTAAACGTTTGATAAGCCTTTACCACATTTGGATTTTCTTGTCGGCAAGGCCCACACCACGACGCCCAAAATCTAACAGTACATATTTACCTCTATAGTCA from Pedobacter sp. SL55 includes these protein-coding regions:
- a CDS encoding peroxiredoxin family protein, encoding MVKAYQTFKNRNFTVLGISLDKDKNAWAQAIKQDNLMWDQVGELNDFEGATVKLYQVEAIPSSFLIDPQGKIIARDLRGEELEVFLNKTLAKL